A single genomic interval of Lathyrus oleraceus cultivar Zhongwan6 chromosome 7, CAAS_Psat_ZW6_1.0, whole genome shotgun sequence harbors:
- the LOC127105065 gene encoding dynamin-related protein 4C-like yields MAHGKKSSSTKATKHGESSVALVHVDQPRPLSVAPIVSSYNEKIRPVLDALENLRRLNIAKEGIQLPTIVVVGDQSSGKSSVLESLAGISLPRGQGICTRVPLVMRLQNHSLQQPELVLEYNGKKVSTDEANVSDAINTATEELAGTAKGISNNPLTLIVKKNGVPDLTMVDLPGITRVPVHGQPDNIYDQIKDIIMEYITPEESIILNVLSATVDFTTCESIRMSQTVDKTGLRTLAVVTKADRSPEGLLEKVTADDVNIGLGYVCVRNRIGDESYEEARNEEQNLFESHSLLSKIDKSIVGIPVLAQKLVHVQAMIISKTLPEIIKNINKKLNNKVKELENLPANLSSLADAMSAFMQIVALSRDSLRKILLIGDFQDYSEDKQMHCTARLVEMLTSYEKELQNCPESDSTKDFLMEEIKVLEEAKLIGLPNFMPRVAFLTLLQRKVNGVSYMPIRFVDSVWCYLETVVISVLSRHSANYYQLQVSTRRAAERLIAKKKKISIQHVLQAVEMEKHTDYTCNPEYLQEYNKLMLHQQVFVKEVLNANRISSTVKLEGFGDIEVNHLKNCQNVLSEAFDLKARLIAYWKIVLRRLIDVIALHLMLSINELVDVDLHKEICNEVGGSIESLLEESPSISMKREKLSRSVRVLRASKDTVAKIMDRIGVYGDH; encoded by the coding sequence ATGGCACATGGAAAGAAGAGTTCCTCCACAAAGGCTACAAAACATGGTGAATCATCAGTTGCATTGGTCCATGTTGATCAACCTCGACCACTATCTGTTGCACCCATTGTATCTTCTTATAATGAAAAGATACGTCCAGTTCTTGATGCCCTTGAAAATCTAAGGCGTCTCAACATTGCCAAAGAGGGAATACAGTTACCAACCATTGTTGTTGTTGGTGACCAATCTTCTGGAAAGTCAAGCGTTCTGGAATCTCTTGCTGGTATCAGCTTGCCCCGTGGTCAAGGAATCTGCACAAGGGTGCCATTGGTTATGCGTCTTCAGAATCATTCACTTCAACAGCCAGAGCTTGTACTGGAGTATAATGGCAAGAAAGTTTCAACTGATGAAGCAAATGTCTCTGATGCTATCAACACAGCTACTGAAGAGCTTGCTGGTACCGCCAAAGGAATTTCAAACAACCCCTTGACATTGATTGTGAAGAAGAACGGTGTGCCTGATTTAACAATGGTTGATCTTCCGGGAATTACTCGTGTGCCTGTTCATGGTCAGCCGGATAATATCTACGACCAGATCAAGGATATCATCATGGAGTATATAACTCCTGAAGAAAGCATTATCTTAAATGTTCTTTCTGCTACTGTTGATTTTACTACATGTGAGTCCATTAGGATGTCGCAAACAGTTGATAAAACTGGTTTGAGGACACTTGCTGTTGTCACAAAAGCTGACAGGTCTCCTGAAGGTTTGTTGGAGAAGGTGACAGCGGACGATGTGAACATTGGTCTTGGTTATGTTTGTGTAAGGAATAGAATCGGCGACGAATCTTATGAAGAAGCTAGAAATGAAGAGCAGAATCTTTTTGAGTCTCATTCGCTCCTTTCCAAAATAGACAAGTCTATCGTTGGAATTCCTGTTCTGGCACAGAAACTTGTTCATGTCCAAGCTATGATAATTTCGAAAACTTTGCCTGAAATTATTAAGAACATCAATAAGAAGCTTAATAATAAAGTAAAGGAGTTGGAAAATTTGCCTGCCAATCTGTCTTCTTTGGCGGATGCTATGTCTGCTTTTATGCAAATTGTTGCTCTTTCTAGAGACTCTCTTAGAAAGATTCTTCTGATAGGAGATTTTCAAGACTATTCTGAAGATAAACAAATGCATTGTACTGCTAGGTTAGTTGAAATGCTTACTTCCTATGAAAAGGAACTTCAAAACTGTCCTGAAAGTGATTCAACAAAGGATTTTCTAATGGAAGAAATAAAAGTTCTTGAGGAAGCCAAGCTTATAGGTCTTCCAAATTTCATGCCAAGAGTTGCATTTCTTACTTTACTTCAGAGAAAAGTAAATGGGGTTTCTTATATGCCAATACGTTTTGTCGATAGCGTGTGGTGTTATTTGGAAACTGTTGTTATTTCTGTTTTGAGTCGTCATTCTGCAAATTATTACCAGTTGCAGGTCTCGACTCGTCGAGCTGCGGAGCGTCTTattgctaagaagaagaagatCTCCATTCAACATGTGTTGCAAGCTGTTGAGATGGAGAAGCACACGGACTACACTTGTAATCCAGAGTACTTGCAGGAGTATAACAAGTTGATGTTGCATCAACAAGTATTTGTGAAAGAAGTTTTGAATGCTAATAGAATATCAAGTACTGTGAAGCTTGAAGGGTTCGGTGACATTGAAGTTAATCATTTGAAGAACTGTCAGAATGTTTTGTCTGAGGCTTTTGACTTGAAGGCGAGATTAATTGCTTATTGGAAGATTGTGCTGAGGAGGCTCATTGATGTTATTGCTTTGCATTTGATGCTTAGCATCAATGAACTTGTGGATGTTGATTTACATAAGGAGATATGTAATGAAGTTGGTGGCAGTATTGAGAGTCTACTTGAAGAGTCTCCTTCTATTTCTATGAAGAGAGAAAAGCTAAGCAGGAGTGTGAGAGTTCTGAGGGCAAGCAAAGACACTGTGGCTAAAATTATGGATAGGATTGGAGTCTATGGTGATCACTAG
- the LOC127102323 gene encoding uncharacterized mitochondrial protein AtMg00810-like, translating to MGKLNYFLGLHIKQTKEGILINQSKYFKELLKGFDMDACKDIATPMGSGIYLDQDESETPIDITKYRGMIGSLLYLTTSRPDIMFSVCLCARFQASPKESHLIAVNRIMKYLKGTSNVGLWYPKDSICSLVGFSDADYAGCKTDRKSTSGTCHIFGNALVSWSC from the coding sequence ATGGGTAAGTTGAACTACTTCCTTGGGTTGCACATCAAACAAACAAAGGAAGGGATACTCATCAATCAGTCTAAATATTTCAAAGAACTTCTCAAAGGATTTGACATGGATGCTTGCAAAGATATAGCCACTCCAATGGGATCGGGGATATATCTTGATCAAGACGAATCCGAAACTCCAATTGATATCACTAAGTATCGAGGTATGATCGGTTCCTTGTTATATCTAACGACTAGTCGACCTGATATTATGTTTAGTGTTTGTTTATGTGCTCGATTTCAAGCATCTCCAAAGGAATCTCATCTCATTGCTGTAAATAGAATaatgaagtatctcaaaggaacatCCAATGTCGGCTTATGGTACCCCAAAGATAGTATATGTAGTCTTGTTGGTTTCTCTGATGCAGATTATGCGGGATGCAAAACAGACAGAAAAAGCACGAGTGGAACATGTCACATTTTTGGAAATGCTCTAGTTTCTTGGTCATGTTAA